A stretch of the Phyllopteryx taeniolatus isolate TA_2022b chromosome 5, UOR_Ptae_1.2, whole genome shotgun sequence genome encodes the following:
- the adat1 gene encoding tRNA-specific adenosine deaminase 1 isoform X5, translating to MVTADEIAQLCYERFNELPRRGKPEPGREWSPLAAVVKITQCAKSGRVEKEVVSLGSGTKCIGQTAMSPKGDVLNDSHAEVIARRGCIRYLTQELHSAVSGRGSTVFCQTAHQGKLRLQPGISFLFFTSHTPCGDASIIPMNSRQLQVCTSVTSMKNDQGTAGGLKRKAKAHIPKQNSKQPSLEENGTEETKRKNIQESKQHFSLPSSSSTSDDEPSQGPSPKRHLQTVSHASAELIIKNRVPSNVSPIVCARLNSQVCDSLRTGAKSVPGGLADPLQPGMGYHRTGLLRVKPGRGEPTLSLSCSDKLARWTVLGFQGALLSHYLQKGLYFSTVVIGKCPFSHEAMQRALITRCSHVSDLPAGFSVSAPIFLQSKLEFPFSQAQTELQHKAGQGCITPCGAGGRIYTLTWTTRRHLRPTSKLGSYFAIRRSPFGHAVTETSCSSNETQNIPVKLIVELSNDPEHPYFVTEITER from the exons TTGAAAAAGAAGTTGTATCCCTTGGAAGTGGGACGAAGTGTATTGGACAGACTGCCATGAGTCCCAAAG GTGATGTGCTCAATGACAGCCATGCAGAAGTCATTGCCAGAAGAGGGTGTATCAG gtATCTAACGCAGGAGTTGCACAGCGCTGTGAGCGGAAGGGGAAGCACCGTGTTTTGTCAGACAGCGCATCAAGGGAAATTGAGGCTTCAGCCAGGAATTTCTTTCCTGTTTTTCACCAGTCATACACCCT GTGGTGACGCCTCTATAATCCCTATGAATAGCAGGCAGCTTCAAGTGTGTACTTCTGTCACATCTATGAAGAATGATCAAGGGACAGCTGGAGgcctaaaaagaaaagctaaaGCACACATTCCAAAGCAAAACTCCAAACAGCCCTCTCTAGAAGAaaatggcactgaagagacaaaacGAAAGAATATTCAAGaatcaaaacagcatttttccTTGCCTTCGTCCTCATCTACAAGTGATGATGAGCCATCACAGGGACCATCTCCCAAAAGACATCTTCAGACCGTCTCACATGCTTCAGCAGAGCTGATAATAAAAAACAGAGTCCCTTCAAACGTTAGCCCTATTGTCTGTGCCAGGCTGAACTCGCAGGTCTGTGATAGTCTCAGAACCGGAGCCAAGTCTGTACCAGGTGGCCTTGCAGACCCTCTTCAACCGGGGATGGGCTACCATAGGACAGGATTACTTCGTGTCAAACCTGGTCGAGGAGAGCCAACGCTGTCTCTCTCATGCAGTGATAAACTGGCTCGGTGGACGGTGCTGGGCTTTCAGGGTGCACTCCTGTCACATTACCTACAGAAGGGGCTCTACTTTAGCACTGTGGTGATAGGAAAGTGCCCCTTTAGCCACGAGGCCATGCAAAGAGCTTTGATCACAAG ATGCTCCCATGTATCAGATCTCCCTGCTGGTTTCTCAGTGTCtgcacccatttttctgcagtCCAAATTGGAGTTCCCCTTCAGCCAGGCCCAAACTGAGCTCCAACACAAAGCTGGACAAGGATGCATTACACCCTGTGGGGCAG GAGGACGGATCTACACACTTACTTGGACTACAAGGAGGCATCTGAGGCCTACCAGCAAGCTTGGCAGCTACTTCGCAATCAGGCGTTCCCCCTTTGGCCACGCAGTAACAGAGACCTCCTGCTCTTCAAATGAAACCCAAAATATCCCCGTTAAGCTTATTGTAGAGCTGTCAAATGATCCGGAACATCCATATTTtgttacagaaatcactgaacgctga
- the adat1 gene encoding tRNA-specific adenosine deaminase 1 isoform X1 encodes MVTADEIAQLCYERFNELPRRGKPEPGREWSPLAAVVKITQCAKSGRVEKEVVSLGSGTKCIGQTAMSPKGDVLNDSHAEVIARRGCIRYLTQELHSAVSGRGSTVFCQTAHQGKLRLQPGISFLFFTSHTPCGDASIIPMNSRQLQVCTSVTSMKNDQGTAGGLKRKAKAHIPKQNSKQPSLEENGTEETKRKNIQESKQHFSLPSSSSTSDDEPSQGPSPKRHLQTVSHASAELIIKNRVPSNVSPIVCARLNSQVCDSLRTGAKSVPGGLADPLQPGMGYHRTGLLRVKPGRGEPTLSLSCSDKLARWTVLGFQGALLSHYLQKGLYFSTVVIGKCPFSHEAMQRALITRCSHVSDLPAGFSVSAPIFLQSKLEFPFSQAQTELQHKAGQGCITPCGAAVSWCKVPDQPLDVTASGVKQGVTKKALGTAKSRSALCKLELFHSFLSVVSSTDASVLPDSLRRTDLHTYLDYKEASEAYQQAWQLLRNQAFPLWPRSNRDLLLFK; translated from the exons TTGAAAAAGAAGTTGTATCCCTTGGAAGTGGGACGAAGTGTATTGGACAGACTGCCATGAGTCCCAAAG GTGATGTGCTCAATGACAGCCATGCAGAAGTCATTGCCAGAAGAGGGTGTATCAG gtATCTAACGCAGGAGTTGCACAGCGCTGTGAGCGGAAGGGGAAGCACCGTGTTTTGTCAGACAGCGCATCAAGGGAAATTGAGGCTTCAGCCAGGAATTTCTTTCCTGTTTTTCACCAGTCATACACCCT GTGGTGACGCCTCTATAATCCCTATGAATAGCAGGCAGCTTCAAGTGTGTACTTCTGTCACATCTATGAAGAATGATCAAGGGACAGCTGGAGgcctaaaaagaaaagctaaaGCACACATTCCAAAGCAAAACTCCAAACAGCCCTCTCTAGAAGAaaatggcactgaagagacaaaacGAAAGAATATTCAAGaatcaaaacagcatttttccTTGCCTTCGTCCTCATCTACAAGTGATGATGAGCCATCACAGGGACCATCTCCCAAAAGACATCTTCAGACCGTCTCACATGCTTCAGCAGAGCTGATAATAAAAAACAGAGTCCCTTCAAACGTTAGCCCTATTGTCTGTGCCAGGCTGAACTCGCAGGTCTGTGATAGTCTCAGAACCGGAGCCAAGTCTGTACCAGGTGGCCTTGCAGACCCTCTTCAACCGGGGATGGGCTACCATAGGACAGGATTACTTCGTGTCAAACCTGGTCGAGGAGAGCCAACGCTGTCTCTCTCATGCAGTGATAAACTGGCTCGGTGGACGGTGCTGGGCTTTCAGGGTGCACTCCTGTCACATTACCTACAGAAGGGGCTCTACTTTAGCACTGTGGTGATAGGAAAGTGCCCCTTTAGCCACGAGGCCATGCAAAGAGCTTTGATCACAAG ATGCTCCCATGTATCAGATCTCCCTGCTGGTTTCTCAGTGTCtgcacccatttttctgcagtCCAAATTGGAGTTCCCCTTCAGCCAGGCCCAAACTGAGCTCCAACACAAAGCTGGACAAGGATGCATTACACCCTGTGGGGCAG CGGTCAGCTGGTGTAAAGTGCCTGATCAGCCACTTGATGTCACTGCCAGCGGCGTCAAACAAGGAGTCACCAAGAAAGCCCTGGGAACAGCTAAATCTAG GTCTGCTCTGTGCAAACTGGagctttttcattcattcctgtCTGTGGTGTCGTCCACTGACGCTTCAGTACTTCCAGACTCTCTTAG GAGGACGGATCTACACACTTACTTGGACTACAAGGAGGCATCTGAGGCCTACCAGCAAGCTTGGCAGCTACTTCGCAATCAGGCGTTCCCCCTTTGGCCACGCAGTAACAGAGACCTCCTGCTCTTCAAATGA
- the adat1 gene encoding tRNA-specific adenosine deaminase 1 isoform X4, whose protein sequence is MVTADEIAQLCYERFNELPRRGKPEPGREWSPLAAVVKITQCAKSGRVEKEVVSLGSGTKCIGQTAMSPKGDVLNDSHAEVIARRGCIRYLTQELHSAVSGRGSTVFCQTAHQGKLRLQPGISFLFFTSHTPCGDASIIPMNSRQLQVCTSVTSMKNDQGTAGGLKRKAKAHIPKQNSKQPSLEENGTEETKRKNIQESKQHFSLPSSSSTSDDEPSQGPSPKRHLQTVSHASAELIIKNRVPSNVSPIVCARLNSQVCDSLRTGAKSVPGGLADPLQPGMGYHRTGLLRVKPGRGEPTLSLSCSDKLARWTVLGFQGALLSHYLQKGLYFSTVVIGKCPFSHEAMQRALITRCSHVSDLPAGFSVSAPIFLQSKLEFPFSQAQTELQHKAGQGCITPCGAAVSWCKVPDQPLDVTASGVKQGVTKKALGTAKSRRTDLHTYLDYKEASEAYQQAWQLLRNQAFPLWPRSNRDLLLFK, encoded by the exons TTGAAAAAGAAGTTGTATCCCTTGGAAGTGGGACGAAGTGTATTGGACAGACTGCCATGAGTCCCAAAG GTGATGTGCTCAATGACAGCCATGCAGAAGTCATTGCCAGAAGAGGGTGTATCAG gtATCTAACGCAGGAGTTGCACAGCGCTGTGAGCGGAAGGGGAAGCACCGTGTTTTGTCAGACAGCGCATCAAGGGAAATTGAGGCTTCAGCCAGGAATTTCTTTCCTGTTTTTCACCAGTCATACACCCT GTGGTGACGCCTCTATAATCCCTATGAATAGCAGGCAGCTTCAAGTGTGTACTTCTGTCACATCTATGAAGAATGATCAAGGGACAGCTGGAGgcctaaaaagaaaagctaaaGCACACATTCCAAAGCAAAACTCCAAACAGCCCTCTCTAGAAGAaaatggcactgaagagacaaaacGAAAGAATATTCAAGaatcaaaacagcatttttccTTGCCTTCGTCCTCATCTACAAGTGATGATGAGCCATCACAGGGACCATCTCCCAAAAGACATCTTCAGACCGTCTCACATGCTTCAGCAGAGCTGATAATAAAAAACAGAGTCCCTTCAAACGTTAGCCCTATTGTCTGTGCCAGGCTGAACTCGCAGGTCTGTGATAGTCTCAGAACCGGAGCCAAGTCTGTACCAGGTGGCCTTGCAGACCCTCTTCAACCGGGGATGGGCTACCATAGGACAGGATTACTTCGTGTCAAACCTGGTCGAGGAGAGCCAACGCTGTCTCTCTCATGCAGTGATAAACTGGCTCGGTGGACGGTGCTGGGCTTTCAGGGTGCACTCCTGTCACATTACCTACAGAAGGGGCTCTACTTTAGCACTGTGGTGATAGGAAAGTGCCCCTTTAGCCACGAGGCCATGCAAAGAGCTTTGATCACAAG ATGCTCCCATGTATCAGATCTCCCTGCTGGTTTCTCAGTGTCtgcacccatttttctgcagtCCAAATTGGAGTTCCCCTTCAGCCAGGCCCAAACTGAGCTCCAACACAAAGCTGGACAAGGATGCATTACACCCTGTGGGGCAG CGGTCAGCTGGTGTAAAGTGCCTGATCAGCCACTTGATGTCACTGCCAGCGGCGTCAAACAAGGAGTCACCAAGAAAGCCCTGGGAACAGCTAAATCTAG GAGGACGGATCTACACACTTACTTGGACTACAAGGAGGCATCTGAGGCCTACCAGCAAGCTTGGCAGCTACTTCGCAATCAGGCGTTCCCCCTTTGGCCACGCAGTAACAGAGACCTCCTGCTCTTCAAATGA
- the adat1 gene encoding tRNA-specific adenosine deaminase 1 isoform X2: protein MVTADEIAQLCYERFNELPRRGKPEPGREWSPLAAVVKITQCAKSGRGDVLNDSHAEVIARRGCIRYLTQELHSAVSGRGSTVFCQTAHQGKLRLQPGISFLFFTSHTPCGDASIIPMNSRQLQVCTSVTSMKNDQGTAGGLKRKAKAHIPKQNSKQPSLEENGTEETKRKNIQESKQHFSLPSSSSTSDDEPSQGPSPKRHLQTVSHASAELIIKNRVPSNVSPIVCARLNSQVCDSLRTGAKSVPGGLADPLQPGMGYHRTGLLRVKPGRGEPTLSLSCSDKLARWTVLGFQGALLSHYLQKGLYFSTVVIGKCPFSHEAMQRALITRCSHVSDLPAGFSVSAPIFLQSKLEFPFSQAQTELQHKAGQGCITPCGAAVSWCKVPDQPLDVTASGVKQGVTKKALGTAKSRSALCKLELFHSFLSVVSSTDASVLPDSLRRTDLHTYLDYKEASEAYQQAWQLLRNQAFPLWPRSNRDLLLFK, encoded by the exons GTGATGTGCTCAATGACAGCCATGCAGAAGTCATTGCCAGAAGAGGGTGTATCAG gtATCTAACGCAGGAGTTGCACAGCGCTGTGAGCGGAAGGGGAAGCACCGTGTTTTGTCAGACAGCGCATCAAGGGAAATTGAGGCTTCAGCCAGGAATTTCTTTCCTGTTTTTCACCAGTCATACACCCT GTGGTGACGCCTCTATAATCCCTATGAATAGCAGGCAGCTTCAAGTGTGTACTTCTGTCACATCTATGAAGAATGATCAAGGGACAGCTGGAGgcctaaaaagaaaagctaaaGCACACATTCCAAAGCAAAACTCCAAACAGCCCTCTCTAGAAGAaaatggcactgaagagacaaaacGAAAGAATATTCAAGaatcaaaacagcatttttccTTGCCTTCGTCCTCATCTACAAGTGATGATGAGCCATCACAGGGACCATCTCCCAAAAGACATCTTCAGACCGTCTCACATGCTTCAGCAGAGCTGATAATAAAAAACAGAGTCCCTTCAAACGTTAGCCCTATTGTCTGTGCCAGGCTGAACTCGCAGGTCTGTGATAGTCTCAGAACCGGAGCCAAGTCTGTACCAGGTGGCCTTGCAGACCCTCTTCAACCGGGGATGGGCTACCATAGGACAGGATTACTTCGTGTCAAACCTGGTCGAGGAGAGCCAACGCTGTCTCTCTCATGCAGTGATAAACTGGCTCGGTGGACGGTGCTGGGCTTTCAGGGTGCACTCCTGTCACATTACCTACAGAAGGGGCTCTACTTTAGCACTGTGGTGATAGGAAAGTGCCCCTTTAGCCACGAGGCCATGCAAAGAGCTTTGATCACAAG ATGCTCCCATGTATCAGATCTCCCTGCTGGTTTCTCAGTGTCtgcacccatttttctgcagtCCAAATTGGAGTTCCCCTTCAGCCAGGCCCAAACTGAGCTCCAACACAAAGCTGGACAAGGATGCATTACACCCTGTGGGGCAG CGGTCAGCTGGTGTAAAGTGCCTGATCAGCCACTTGATGTCACTGCCAGCGGCGTCAAACAAGGAGTCACCAAGAAAGCCCTGGGAACAGCTAAATCTAG GTCTGCTCTGTGCAAACTGGagctttttcattcattcctgtCTGTGGTGTCGTCCACTGACGCTTCAGTACTTCCAGACTCTCTTAG GAGGACGGATCTACACACTTACTTGGACTACAAGGAGGCATCTGAGGCCTACCAGCAAGCTTGGCAGCTACTTCGCAATCAGGCGTTCCCCCTTTGGCCACGCAGTAACAGAGACCTCCTGCTCTTCAAATGA
- the adat1 gene encoding tRNA-specific adenosine deaminase 1 isoform X3, translating to MVTADEIAQLCYERFNELPRRGKPEPGREWSPLAAVVKITQCAKSGRVEKEVVSLGSGTKCIGQTAMSPKGDVLNDSHAEVIARRGCIRYLTQELHSAVSGRGSTVFCQTAHQGKLRLQPGISFLFFTSHTPCGDASIIPMNSRQLQVCTSVTSMKNDQGTAGGLKRKAKAHIPKQNSKQPSLEENGTEETKRKNIQESKQHFSLPSSSSTSDDEPSQGPSPKRHLQTVSHASAELIIKNRVPSNVSPIVCARLNSQVCDSLRTGAKSVPGGLADPLQPGMGYHRTGLLRVKPGRGEPTLSLSCSDKLARWTVLGFQGALLSHYLQKGLYFSTVVIGKCPFSHEAMQRALITRCSHVSDLPAGFSVSAPIFLQSKLEFPFSQAQTELQHKAGQGCITPCGAAVSWCKVPDQPLDVTASGVKQGVTKKALGTAKSRSALCKLELFHSFLSVVSSTDASVLPDSLRYRNIGSYIISQCLP from the exons TTGAAAAAGAAGTTGTATCCCTTGGAAGTGGGACGAAGTGTATTGGACAGACTGCCATGAGTCCCAAAG GTGATGTGCTCAATGACAGCCATGCAGAAGTCATTGCCAGAAGAGGGTGTATCAG gtATCTAACGCAGGAGTTGCACAGCGCTGTGAGCGGAAGGGGAAGCACCGTGTTTTGTCAGACAGCGCATCAAGGGAAATTGAGGCTTCAGCCAGGAATTTCTTTCCTGTTTTTCACCAGTCATACACCCT GTGGTGACGCCTCTATAATCCCTATGAATAGCAGGCAGCTTCAAGTGTGTACTTCTGTCACATCTATGAAGAATGATCAAGGGACAGCTGGAGgcctaaaaagaaaagctaaaGCACACATTCCAAAGCAAAACTCCAAACAGCCCTCTCTAGAAGAaaatggcactgaagagacaaaacGAAAGAATATTCAAGaatcaaaacagcatttttccTTGCCTTCGTCCTCATCTACAAGTGATGATGAGCCATCACAGGGACCATCTCCCAAAAGACATCTTCAGACCGTCTCACATGCTTCAGCAGAGCTGATAATAAAAAACAGAGTCCCTTCAAACGTTAGCCCTATTGTCTGTGCCAGGCTGAACTCGCAGGTCTGTGATAGTCTCAGAACCGGAGCCAAGTCTGTACCAGGTGGCCTTGCAGACCCTCTTCAACCGGGGATGGGCTACCATAGGACAGGATTACTTCGTGTCAAACCTGGTCGAGGAGAGCCAACGCTGTCTCTCTCATGCAGTGATAAACTGGCTCGGTGGACGGTGCTGGGCTTTCAGGGTGCACTCCTGTCACATTACCTACAGAAGGGGCTCTACTTTAGCACTGTGGTGATAGGAAAGTGCCCCTTTAGCCACGAGGCCATGCAAAGAGCTTTGATCACAAG ATGCTCCCATGTATCAGATCTCCCTGCTGGTTTCTCAGTGTCtgcacccatttttctgcagtCCAAATTGGAGTTCCCCTTCAGCCAGGCCCAAACTGAGCTCCAACACAAAGCTGGACAAGGATGCATTACACCCTGTGGGGCAG CGGTCAGCTGGTGTAAAGTGCCTGATCAGCCACTTGATGTCACTGCCAGCGGCGTCAAACAAGGAGTCACCAAGAAAGCCCTGGGAACAGCTAAATCTAG GTCTGCTCTGTGCAAACTGGagctttttcattcattcctgtCTGTGGTGTCGTCCACTGACGCTTCAGTACTTCCAGACTCTCTTAGGTACCGAAACATCGGCTCTTACATAATTTCGCAGTGTTTACCTTAA